The genomic region gttgtcccaaacccccATGGCTTTCTCTCTTTGGTGGAACACAAGGGAAAATGTTAGGCCTCattcaccattgactttcatggtatggggggaaaaaaagatgcaacgaaagtaaatggtgactgaggcaggcagtcattatgcctaacatctccttttgtgttccaccaaagaaagaaagttatatgggtgaactatccctttaatatgcttCCCTGTCTAAACAGACAAGAAGGAATTAGGTTTAAGTTTGAGGTTACTTGTTTACAAGGCTGTCTGATGTGAACCAAATTTCCTTAAAGAAAATATTACAGAGGAAAAACAATAAGAATATACAGTAGGCCTTTTTAAGAAACACCCTGATTatatctttgtttcttttaaaacTCTGTTAATCCTCTTgatttttatgatgaattttgtttttgcatatGCTAAATGTTTGTCTTTATGTGTTGGCATGGAGCCACTCTGAGTTTTATTCAAAGACCAAGAGGAGGACCTTCTTATTTCTGCCTGACTTGATAATCTACCTTAGGAGCTCCAGAATTCTGATTGTGCCTCTGGATTCTCAGATCCCAAATGATCTGTGGTAACATTTCACTTCGCACAGCAGTGTATGATGTATTAATAGTAAATGGGAGggaaaatacttttacagcattagcGCTATATGTCCTGTGGAACATTTTGCTGATGCCAGTATGTTTACTATATAATTTTCCCGTGCTTTGAAGTCACagttctctcctctctctctccgaAAGCAGCAGTCCATCTAACAGGCAGCATGGAGACAATACTGCTGAGAAAGGAATGGGGTGGGAGGGGGTTAACGAGAGAGAAAAAGAATGAAGCAATGGATCACATGATAGTTGATTCATGCAGGTTCCCAAGCAGCCATTTTTGCTCTGCTGCAGGTCTGCTCCTCAGAACATCACCATGAAGCTCCTGATTGAACTTGTCACCCACCCCCCACCTCTCGGGCACTAGATAATTCTAACACTTagattttggggaaaaaataaataaaattccaggttcaatacaaattctgctcaatcaacagcatttgtggcgtaatgttaattaccacaaaaaaagtaATTTCGGCATGCATCTCATTTACTGAAACAAaggttacaataaggcacttgcaatggaagtgaatgaggccagctcataaatgctaaaatacatattgtttcaaaagtatagccacaagatgtaaacaatatgtacGTTCacataattttattgtaaaaaaaaataaaaaaaaattgcttactgaCATTATCTGTGTtcaattatatccaatttttgtTTACAGGGTTTTGTTTTCATGGCAATTAAGTAATATTGGAAATAACTGTACACAGATAAGGTTTGTAATCAcgctaaaattatgttaacatgtataatgtttacgtgaATGTACaccttgtggctatacgtttgaaagAGTGTGTATTTAAACATTCATggaattccattgtaagtgtcttattggaaccacattttttttctgttttaaaataataataataataataataataataatgatgatgataataatgtttatatagcaccttttagcgattaagcacaaagtgcttcataaaacataaaatcaaaaaccCACAGAGTAAAACCCAACATATtcacatagtaataaaagcaaACACAAGtaataaaggagggatgagtcagaattactttttgtggaaatcagcagtatgccgcaaatgctgttcagtgagcttaacttgtattgaacccagaatattcatttaagaagCATGATACACAACAAATAAGTAGACTACTTTGGGAATATAGTTTTCTATTCTATATGTAATTGTACATTTTTAGTCCTCCATATTCATAGGATTATAGACCTtgttcacagcagcaccatctttgatttttgacgggaatgacaacgaggctgtgaaggatagacttgcagtctcttcaatgggcttaACTGCAGTTTAAAtagtttttggatcgttctgcagacaaaacatataaaaaaaattttcaagaacactcagtagacaaaaaagtccagacaacatgagttgtggaaaatctgaTGTGATCTAGGATCCAAAAAGGGACCATTACTtacttgttgtcattcccataaaaAGATCAAAGTTGGCGCTACTGTGAAGGTCTATTGGTGCCCATATTGAAAATTAAGTAGATTTGGTCAAGCAAAAATGAGAATTTACATTCTATAGAATTTTTTTAGATTAGAATTTTAGATTCCTTAAATTTGCCACCATTTGACTTAATTTGCTTTTGCCTTAGGAAATTATCAGACATGTCTTTCAAGCTCTTCTGCAGCACTTACTGAATATGTAGGGCTCTTGACTTGTagataattttattttgaatattcTGTCCATATTGTCCTATAAAATGCTTGGCACTGAAAATACATGCAGCAACATAGTTAAAGCTCAACTGAAAGTGCATTTACCCAATACTGCTCTGTGAATTCCATCATTTGCGTATTTAAGTATCCACACCTGGGTCAGCTGAAAGTGTGATATATCACAATGTTGCCATAGAAACCAAGTTTGGCACATGGGGCTACATTGAGGTGTTtggttaaaacaacaacaacaaaaacagattGCTTACATtcagtatttgtttttgtttgttttattaggaAAATCATTTGTAGATTTATTATAGAGAATATTTGCAggtatatatctatatttttatatatattagtatatttatGTAGTATTTTCCTTCATTTTGGATGCATGAACAGCATACCATGTCTTAGGAAGACTATTGCTAAATGACATATTGTACATAGTAGAGCtaataactatttaaaaaaacacacttttgtaaaatattgtacacaaaaagaaccaaaaataaataaagcaaaggaTTTAGATTGAAAAGTCTCTTCACAGTTTTGTTCCTTGCCTCATGCTGGCTAAGAGCAATTAGGACCATGCGCAGTCTGAGTTATGAAATGGAGGTCATCCTTTACATACAAGTCCATTAACTTTGACAATATGCTTCACAGTACATTCCATTACCCTTGGGTATTTAAAGTGCTCACTGTGTAAACCAGATTTAGGATACCAACTGCAAAATGCATGAAGATAATCCAAGAACAGACTTCTGATTGATACAGTCCCCTGGGATTGAAGaggtttaaaaagtattttgtctaGGTCTGTTCGGATGATCTCTTGGTTTCCCATATTACCCAGGTGAGAGTCATATGTAATTTCTCTACATATTCTTTACATAAAATGTACAAGTAtttacaacaattacttttataagCATGATAAAATACATGTGGGTTCACAAAATGCTTTTTAGAAAGAACTGTTTGGCATTGGTGAGCAAGGGCATTGCATTGCAGTCCATGTTGTCAAGCCAACCACAAGTACCACAGGTAGTTGACACTCTTTAGAGAGTGTAAACTtaacatgcatttaaaatgcaAGATGTGctgcagttttttttctttcatgcagCTTGCGGAGGCTGTGATGGTATCAGCAGTGTGACTCATACAGCAGCTGAGTGGGCTTTATAGAGATTGGATTCAGGTGTAATGGATGAAAATACTCTCTAAAGTACTCAAGCCTACTGTAACTTTATAAGGATAGGTGGAGGGGACATTGCTATTACAAGTCTGTAAATActcatttctctctctcagcAAAACTCTGCAGAGTAAAATAAGAGGGAAGTGTTTTTGTCATGATATGATGGCATAAACTGTGCAGAGCAGAATTCCTATCACCAGTAGGGAAGTAGTGAATTATAGCACCATTTTTAGGGGATGAATGTGTTGATTGAGTATTCAGGGAACTAATATCAAAATATGAATCGCATCATATACATCAATCAATGCAATGGCCTTAGTTGTAATATTTTGTTCTATTGTAATGCATGTCACAGTATATCATTGGTGCatatgtgagtttttttttttttttaactgtacacACGGGGACATGTATAATACAtttctacatacagtacattctacacacatacagtaattaTAACCCTAcctatttaaatatttcaattaGACAGGTGCATATTGGTTAATGTTTACTATTACTTTGTTGTCATTTTCAAAAGAAATGGCTGAAAGAAGAGGTTACTATTTCATGAAAGGAGTGTTGCTATAATATCTCCCAAaattcttaaagggttagttcgcccaaaaaataaaattcagtgtttgtttactcacccctgtgttgttataaccccatatgactgttttttttttttttttttttttttttcaacacaaagggagaaattgtgagaaAGTTTTGTGCTCAGTGGTgacatacaatggcagtttatggtgactaaatcttcaagcttcaaaagaatgcaaaagtataattcagatgtctaataaattattccatgagactaatgattgtttaaaaaaaaaagcatacaatgaggtttggtgagaaacaaaacaaaatctaatgtattatttagtaaaactgTTGACCGACATTGCTCACCTCTGCACGTTCATGAGGTGGCACGAGAGCAATTACAAGCAGCCCCTGCTCACGAAATAATGTGTTCAAGCGACAACCCATTTTGTTTGTCTAAAAATAGGTCCGCCATAGCGATGTTAACAACAGAACAcgacacagctgcacacaaaccagagaacagactTACTTAACATGTCTGATGAGTTTATAGTTGTAGAAcaaatgcatttctatgcccagcctcatttgtttgaaacagagtactcaatcaaacagagagatagagGAGGCGGAAATGtcttttctccattctgaaccggtgAGCATTTGTGACAGACTGACCGAAGAGAGCAATACCTCAGTGAAAACATTCGGTAGGTGTAACATTTGCGGCCaaaaatcaagtagttttaacAGGCTAttgagatgctggcttcaatatactgttatgagaaacCTTTTGGACCGGTGCCATTTCATAGCAGGCAGGGTTACATGGGGTAAACCAAGTAATCGACAGAATGTCCCATCGCTCGTCACTGCTCATTAAGGCAATAACTCGGATtaatatagaaaatataccttttatcatgtgttgtttgccttcagataagGACACGGTGTGACTCTAGCTGCCTTCTCTCTCAAATTGATTGAgaactcattttaaataaataaggctgggcatagaaatgcatctgttttacaaatataaactcattagacatgtttagtaagttctgttctctggtttgtgtgcagcagtgttgtgttctgttgttaatatcgctgtggtggacctgtttttaaagaaacaaaatgagttGTCACTTGAACGCCCTATTtcgcattttttatttttttattttttttattaactttgtttatatatgtataaGGAAACCAGCCCAacatttatatttgacatttacattttatccacagcaacttacaaaagaATGGATAACGCAGTGTATTAAAGGTGCTCTTTTGGAGAACATACTCACATAATTTGCTCAAGGGATTtggctagttaaaaaaaaaaaaaaagaaagaatgcaaTACACTCAATcttttttcaggttttgtgacattTGGGTAGTTTAAACTGAATTCTTCAGGCCAAAATTGAAATGTCTCCAGTTCCTGATAAGTCTGATTCTTTGAGATATATATGAAAATGGCTAATTCTAGGTATTGGTTATTTGGCTAAAAATGGCTAATTCTTTCATATGTTTGAATATAAAATGTCTGTCTTCTGGTTTCCATACTATCTCAACCCTTCTATGTATACAATATTCTTCAATAAACAGTGTGAGAAGACTTGCTTGTGTTGCTTGTGGAAAGCCACATTTCTCTCAATTTAGTTTTACTCTGCCAAAAGACAACTCTTGCAAATGcattcatttaaaatgcatttacattaatttccTGTTTGACTTTGTGAGAGACACATTTGCTGATGTCtcaatcatatttaaaaaatgagcaGTTCATCATGAGAAATATGAGAAAATGAAGACAGAGAATCAGGTCCACTCCAAATTATGGTATAAAGGAGGCCATAAGTGTCAAGGGGCTGAATGCCAGAGATAAGGATGATGACGACTGAGTGTTTGTTAGTTCACAGAGCCATGCATGCATGGAATATGAAGTGTCTATAGTCTTTCAGATTTAAAGACTGCCTTGATGTCTGTACAGTAAATCAGGTTAATCTCTAAGGTAATCATTTTGTAAAGCATCATAAAGTAACCAAATTCTCAAGCAATTTGTTTATGTGTAACAAATGATTGTCTTAAATATTGTCTGACATTATTTAAGATAATAGTAAAGATGACATGCAAAAGTAATCATCAAGGTAACTATTAAAGTTGGTTTATACAAAACctgaaacaaattattattaaaggGTGATTTGTCTATCTTTATAACTTGACCATATTGTTATAAAATATCATATTGATTCTATTTTCTCAACCTGACTGACAATCTGGTGTTTATTAGCAAATGTGCCATGGGTACAAAAATGGTGGTTCAGCTCACACAAATGCCTTTTCTTAACAAATgtccaaaaataaacaaaaaaaagttatgcATAACAAATAAATGTGTATTCAAATGCCTTTCATTCACAGATAAAGGCTCTTTTTGGTTGCTACATCTGCAAAATCATGTCTGAGTCCTATGTTTGGGACCTCATCGGGACCtttacttttttcacattttctgtgctgatttttgcAGAATATGTGTAATGTAGAATGGTTTTAAACattgtaaaaatgtgttaaatggatctGAGAGTACTATACTCTTGTTGGTAGCTGTAAGCATAATCAAATTCTACAAAATATTTCATTAATAATCATGCAAGAACTTTGCAGAACTTTCTATGGAGTTTTGTGCATGGAGATTCAGTGTTGGCCTGCACATTGCCAATATTAACCCTAACTTCTTTTATAATGGCACTGTAACCAtttcttaaaagaaaaataatgcaaaatgttaGCATTATGAACTCAAAAGGGCTTTCAAAAAGGCTGTTGCACTGAGCAACTGATTACTGTCTGAAATGTGACGTTTCTCAGCATTCTCCTGATGAAGAATATAAACAGTGCGAGAGCTGGCAGCGATGCATTGTAATAGAAACAGACAAGGCAATATGAATGGGCCAGTGCTTGTTAAGGCCATGATGGATGGTAAAGGATGAAATCTGAAGTGTTAGAGAAATGCTTGTTCCTGGAATATGCATGAAACTTCAAACAAAACTATCTCCATTAATTTGCTCTCCATTCTTCTATCAGTTCCTTTATCATTCTATCACTTCATCTCCACTTTATCTCACCATGTTCCCGTTTTCCCTCTAGAAAGCAGTCTACATGACACTGCATTTACCCTTTAGCTTATCAGCCCTACTTTGTTTTCCAGAACGCTTGCCATCGATGTTCAAGCTCATGTTTCTCTTCTTCTCCAGATTGAGAAGCTCCTGGAAGAGCTCAGTGACGTTGTGGTTAGTCTTAGCCGAGGTCTCCATGAAAGCACATTTCCAGTTTTTGGCTTGGGCTTCTCCGTCATCGGTCTTCACTTCCCGTTGAGTCTCATCGCTCTTGTTCCCCACCAGCATAATGGGGATGTTCTCCACGTTTCCCTTGATAGAGAGGATCTGCTGGTATATGGGTTTTAATTCTTCCAGGGACTGCTTACTAGTGATGGAATAGACCAGGATGAAGGCGTGGCCCTTGGAGATAGACAAACGCTGCATGGCGGGAAACTGGTGGCTACCGGTTGTGTCTGTGATCTGCAGAGTGCAGACGCTCTTGTCACAGCTAATCACTTGCCGGTAGGTGTCCTCCACCGTCGGGATGTAGGTGTCCCGGAAAGTGCCTTTCACAAAACGAAGCACCAGCGAACTTTTCCCCACACCTCCAGCTCCGAACACCACCACACGGTAGTCGTTGCTCTGCTCTGGCATCTTGGGCCTTCAGTTAAGCTGCTCACTTTCTAGATCTaatagagaaaaaagaaacaaacatttagaGGATTATACTTCAGGTGAATGGTATGTACAGTTAAGGGTGCCCACATTAGGTACTAAGGTTTCCACATGATTACACTCGACATGTACTGCAACCCTGACATCGACTGCATtttgccgagttactgacaagcatcatctcccatcagatatacagttgtgctcaaaagtttgcatacacttggagaattggtaatatatgtaccatttttaaagaaagcatgagtaagcaggcaaaacacatttattttatttcttatgggattcatattcaactgtgagttataacagaatggcacaatcataaaacaaaacatggcaacaaagaaaaaaatgaaatgacccctgttcaaaagtctgcatacccttagttcttaataccatgtattgccccctttagcatcaatgacagcgtgcagtctttagtaatatttttctataaggccacaaattcttgcaggtggtatagctgcccattcatcttgatgtgactgaacagtactgactggcattttcaaggctttggatatctttttatatccttttccatctttctaaagttccattaccttgttacgcaggtcttttgacagttcttttctgctccccatggctcagtatctagcctgctcagtgcatccacgtgagagctaacaaactcattgactatttatacacagacactaattgcaatttaaaaagccacaggtgtgggtaattaactttaattgccatttaaacctgtgtatgtcaccttgtgtgtctgtaacaatgccaaacattcaaggatatgtaaacttttgatcagggccatttgggtgatttctgttatcattatgatttaaaaagaagccaaacaactatgtgataataaatggcttcatatgatcactatccttaaataaaagacaggttttttgcatgatcagtcatattttcaaaatcattgccaaaatttcacaatttctgccaggttatgcaaacttttgagcacaactttatctATGTCTATTCGAGcctgtttaccttttcctgtggcttGACTGCTTGAGAAACACAGGTTCTTGTCTCATGAAAACCAGTAAGCAGATGTGTTTACATAATCAATGATCAGTGTGATTCGGATGTGGTATTTTCCctctgagatcaaatttttactctactgatggttaggtttagggttggggtttgggttagggcatatggttaataaaatatgcatatcTGTGTTACTctgttacatcatttacaactacaaacaactcactttacaactcgcttttggcaccacgtAAATGGAGTGCACACATGTCCAttaattcaacaacacttccagcttcggcaaCTGGGagcagactgatttcagctgaagaactttcgacgtACTGTTACTGAATTCACAGTTAGATCAGTCTAAAAGTTTACACTGTATCAAAGAACACTGCAAATTAATTGATTGAGTATTGCAAACAAGTGGAGGGAAAATGCATGGGTTTAGAAAGGTAATGCTTTATCACTGCGACCAAAACTTTTACTTCAGCGCACACTGATGTTTGTGATTTGTtgacaattttatattttataaattgtataaatttTATAAAACTTATAAAAGAGGAGTCCAAGGTTCAGAGATCACATTCGCTGTATCTTTtcttgatttcaaactgaccCCCAACCACAACCCAACAATTCATTCATTTTCCAAAGACACAGGACATTTCCATCAGTGTCAGAGAACCACAAACTTAGAACACACATTGAATTATGTATAGATTATGCAGAAACAAGCAAGGACACAATTTCCAGCCTTTACCCCAATTTCAAGCTCAGAAATCAATACCACTTTGCAGACagctagagagagaaagagaggacttAGAGACACTTCCGATGAATCTACAACTTCTGAATAATCAATACTGTGTGTTTTAAGATTTCTGCAGAATCTTCATCAAAAATACAGATTAATCTGGAATGTGCATCAAATATTCTATTTGTTTGAAACTGTAATGGTATGTGACTTACATTGTACTCATTATATAGGTCAGCAATCTTGAGCTGATTACATAACACCTGTGCAGGGATTCTTGTCCAATTAAGATGGTGCGtattcaacccgatctcatgaaaagtcgtacatattttacgagttggctattcgTGTGATGTCGCATGATGTTGTTAGCATAAACTCGTACAACTTCATTCAAGATGTCTAATGCTGAAGTAACTGTGAGCTCTgcgcacgaggcattaaggacatacttattaatattatgcccttacccaaacaccTTATCTAAACCCAATCGATCAGTAgggtgtgtaaacatgatagaaagctgttgtgtgtgacagaagcaagtaattgtcgcatattagatggaaacaatgtcaagcaatgtcattggctgtagtgaaagttgtaggaattcaaatgagtgcagtcgcacgatatcatacgaattagacaaatttagaaaagtcgtacaaatcctgacgatttcgctgtgagagtgtgttgcacgTATTTCATAATGATCTTCCTCAGAGATCCCAGAGGAAAATGTAATTGCTCAGAGGTGGTTCTTTAAtccttaatggagttctcagttatttTTAAGTTTAGGCATTAATTTAGATTTTTCTCCAAAAATCCCTAAGGGAAAATGCACAATAGTCACAAACAAGTCAATtgctgacatacagtaagagtatagagccaTAAAACTAAAGTGGATttcatagctcagataatttggttttggaaGACTTTGATAAGAAATTTCGAGTTCATAAGGAAATCTTTGACTTTTAATTGCAAATGTTGGTAAATCTTAGCACACTGTATGACGATGTTGAAATCTCTTCTAAGACTCCAGAGAAGATGCATGTGAGATTATTAAATggatcatgacatgaggaatacaattttccttcaTCTTTTGACATAATAGAGGTCATtgtgctttaaaaacatactgtaagttttagaacATAAAACTTCCTCCTGACTgtgaaaagagcatttgttgaaaccaagctgccaaaacaacttgttctctacttcctccacattgtgatgtcacactgtggtagacatttgcatctgaccaccttcacaacaacacatcaaagcctactttaccttatcacttccatagcccCACCCAGAAATGATTAtcataatgtactcaccctcatgacattccagatgtgtatgactttctttcttcttgagaacacaaatgaaaacttttaaaagaatatttcagctctgtagatccataaaatgcaagtgaatgggtgccaactttttaaagctccaaaaagcacacaaagacaTCAAAAAattaatctatacgactccagtggattaatgaatgtcttctgaagtgaaacgctaggtgtgtgtaagaaatagattaatatttaaaacttGTTTTACTGAAAATTCACGAGGGTCATGGTCAAGCGTGTTGGCACgttcatgcgagaactgacgTGTGAAATACGACAAAATAGAAGCACAGTGTTGTTTAAaacagaggagcatagataaTCATACAACCCCAATCCCATTGTCGGTGCATAACAGGGGCAAgaagaaaaccacttctgaatgcgcatgatctctgatccctcagacatcactgtcttaaaaaacatcattgatctctaatggatatcatgaacatgggcttgggattactttagtaaacctttgttagtcaacaacattcaccgctgcatccacagatgcaagttaagactttgctatgcaaagcagaagcccaacatcaacactgtccagaagcgctgctgacttctctggtctcggtctcatcttaaatgtaaagtagaacagtggaaccatgtttttttggtctgatgagaccacatttcaaatagtttttgaaaaacacagccgtcgtgttctctgggccaaagaagaaaaggaccatccaagctgttctCAGTGTAAGGTCCAAATTCCAGTGTCTGTATGTGCCAGGGGTGTGTccgtgcccatggcatgggtaa from Myxocyprinus asiaticus isolate MX2 ecotype Aquarium Trade chromosome 5, UBuf_Myxa_2, whole genome shotgun sequence harbors:
- the LOC127441570 gene encoding GTP-binding protein Di-Ras1 translates to MPEQSNDYRVVVFGAGGVGKSSLVLRFVKGTFRDTYIPTVEDTYRQVISCDKSVCTLQITDTTGSHQFPAMQRLSISKGHAFILVYSITSKQSLEELKPIYQQILSIKGNVENIPIMLVGNKSDETQREVKTDDGEAQAKNWKCAFMETSAKTNHNVTELFQELLNLEKKRNMSLNIDGKRSGKQSRADKLKGKCSVM